Genomic DNA from Carnobacteriaceae bacterium zg-C25:
CACATGATACAACTACCCCCAAAATACAATCCACAAGAGGTAGAAAGTGGACGCTATGAAAAATGGGTAAATAGTGGTGTGTTTAAACCAAACGCCAACCCAGATGCAAAGCCGTATTCTATTGTTATTCCACCACCAAACGTAACCGGAAAATTACACCTAGGTCATGCGTGGGATGTGACGTTACAAGATGCCATCATTCGTTTTAAACGCATGCAAGGATACGATACATTATGGTTACCGGGTATGGACCATGCCGGTATTGCGACACAAGCCAAAGTTGAAGAAAAATTACGTCAAGAAGGCGTGTCACGTTACGATTTAGGGCGTGAAAAATTCCTTGAAAAAACATGGGAATGGAAAGAAGACTACGCACAAACCATTCGCTCACAATGGGGCAAAATGGGTGTGTCTGTCGATTATGACAGAGAACGTTTTACCCTTGATGAAGGGTTATCGCAAGCGGTTAAAACCGTATTTGTGAAACTGTTTGAAAAAGGATTAATTTACCGCGGTGAAAAAATCATTAACTGGGATCCGGTGGCACGCACAGCGTTATCCGATATTGAGGTAATCCATAAAGATGTTGATGGCGCGTTTTACCACATGAATTACCCATTAAGTGACGGTAGTGGCTATATTGAAATTGCGACAACACGTCCAGAAACCATGCTTGGTGATGCCGCAGTTGTTGTTAACCCAAATGATGAACGCTATCAACATTTAATTGGAAAAACCGTAACGCTACCATTAATGAATCGTGATATTCCTATTATTGCAGATGAATACGTTGACGTAGCGTTTGGTACAGGTGCAATGAAAGTAACACCTGCACACGATCCAAACGACTTTGAACTCGGTGAAAAACATCACCTACCACAAATTAACGTCATGAACGATGACGCAACGATGAACGCATTAGCTGGTAAATATGCCGGTATGGATCGTTTTGTGGCACGCAAACAAATCATTGACGACTTACGTGAATTAGGACTGCTTGTTAAAATCGAACAACACAATCATAGTGTCGGACATTCCGAAAGAAGTGGCGCGGTCGTAGAACCACGTTTATCAAAACAATGGTTTGTCAAAATGGAAGACTTGGCAAAACAAGCGATTGATGCACAAAGTACACAAAATCGTGTTGATTTTTACCCACCACGTTTTGAACAAACTTATTTATCGTGGATGGAAAATGTACACGACTGGTGTATTTCACGTCAATTGTGGTGGGGACATCAAATTCCGGCGTGGTACCATAACGAAACAGGCGAATTGTATGTAGGTATGGAAGCGCCCGAAGATGTATCAAACTGGACACAAGATGAAGATGTGTTAGACACATGGTTTTCAAGTGCGTTATGGCCGTTTTCAACAATGGGCTGGCCAAATGAAGACAGTGATGATTTCAAACGTTATTTCCCAACGTCAACGTTAGTAACAGGTTACGACATTATTTTCTTCTGGGTAAGTCGCATGATTTTCCAAAGTTTAGAGTTTACTGACCAAAAGCCGTTCCAAAACGTATTAATCCATGGCTTAATTCGTGATAAAGAGGGACGTAAAATGAGTAAATCACTCGGCAACGGAATTGATCCAATGGACGTCATTGAACAACACGGTGTCGATGCGTTACGCTGGTTCTTGTTAAATGGATCAGCACCAGGTCAAGACGTACGCTACATGGAAGAAAAAGTAGAAGCGGCGTGGAATTTCATCAATAAAATTTGGAACGCCAGCCGTTACGCCTTCATGAATATCGGTGATGTTACCATGTCAACACTAGACATTACAGGCGAAAAAACGTTAGCAGATCGTTGGATATTAACACGCTTAAATGAAACCATTTCACGCGTTACCGATTTATTTGATAAATTTGAATTTGGTGAAGCAGGACGACAATTGTATAACTTTGTTTGGGACGATTTCTGTGACTGGTATATTGAAATGTCAAAAGAAACGTTGACCGGCGAAAATGAAGTGGCTAAATTCACAACGCGTAGCATTCTATTGCACGTACTCGATCAAACGTTACGCTTGTTACATCCATTTATGCCGTTTGTTACTGAAGAGATTTTCCAAACGTTACATGGCGATACGCAAAGTGTTGTTGTGGCAGAATATCCAATTGTCGATGAATCATTAAGTGACGCGTCATCATTGGAAAGTATGGAACGATTGATTGAAGTGATTCGTACGGTTCGTACCATTCGTAATGAAGTCAACACACCATTATCAAAACCTGTTCCGATTGCCATTAAAGCCAACACACAAGACATTGCTGACTTATTATTAGAAAACAGTAGCTATATTACACGTTTTTGTAATCCAGAAACGCTAACGATTGCCCTAGATGCAACCGTAGAAGGTGAAGCAATGAGTGCGGTAATTAGTGGCGCTCAAGTGTTTATGCCATTAGCAGGATTAATCAATATTGCAGATGAAATCAAACGTTTAGAAAAAGAAGCGGCTAAATTAATGAGTGAAGTGAAACGTGTTGAAGGTAAATTATCCAACGAAGGATTTGTTGCCAAAGCACCGGCGCATGTCATTGATGTGGAACGCCAAAAAGGTGAAGACTACAAACAACAATTACAAATCGTTGAACAACGTATCGAAACATTAAAAAATATGGCATAAAAAGCCTTATAAAAAAGGTGTTGGCAGAAATGCCAATACCTTTTAAAATGCCCTATCAAATGATGCGGTATACAAAAATAGGGTTTTATCCGATTTGATGTTGGTGGCTGTAAACGTTCAACACCTCTTAAATGATGTATACAAAAATAGGTTGAATACTTTTGACGTAAAGTATCAACCTATTTTTTAATGAGTTTATCCGTTTGAACCCATACCGCTCTGTCGTTAAAAACAATTTGTGACCAATTGTTTCTTTCGTAATAAACGTAATAAATGGTATTGCGCGTTAGTTTGCCAAGTTCTTTTTCTGTCGAACGCGGGTTGTCGTAAATGGACACCGTATCGTCAATTGGTTTGACGGCGTAAACGGCGTCGTTATGTGCAAGGTCTTGTTGCGTGAAATCATTTGTGCGTAGCCAACCCGTTTTACCATCGGCAAAAATATATGTCCACCCGTCACGTTGATCAATGGTGGCGTAACGATGGTTTTGTGGAACGACCGCACTCACTTGAGTTTGCACATCTGCATTTGGTCGTAAAGTTAAATAAGGCACGTCAACTGTCTTAAAGCTAAATAAATATAAACCGATCATGGAAATGGAAGTGGCAATAATGACGAGTAAGCCAATAAAGCGTTCCTTCTTTTTTTGTTTTAAAATGCTCATGGAAAATCCTTTAATTAAAATAGTAAAACTAGTATAACAAGCCGGGAACGTAAAGACAAATGAAATCATCAATTATATGGAAAATTTAATTTTTCTAAAATAATTTAAAATGTGGTATACTATATGATGTGAATTTATAAATTTAAGGAGTAGATAATATGTCTGTTTTTGGTGAACAGTTAAGAGAAAAACGTGAAAAATTAGGCTATTCAATAGAAGATATTAGTCATATTACAACGATTCAATCACGTTTTATTGTGGCATTGGAAGAAGAAAATTTTGATACAATTCCGGGCGATTATTATGTGCGTTCATTTGTTAAACAATATGCAACGATTTTAAAGTTGGACGCGAACAAATTAATTAAACAGTACGAACAAATTAAACAAGTGTCTGAACAAAAAAGACCCGAAGTGCTATTGCAAGAAGAATTGCGCAAACCCGCTCGTCAAGACGATGCCAATTTAGATAAACCAAGCAAAAATGATATAGACGAAACAGAATCAACAAATCAAGATGTGGCACAAGATGAAGTTGTTCAAGAAAACATCCCACAAGAAAGCGATAGTAACGAAGCAGTCGTTAATGAGGATGACGGACAAAATCATGAAACCGTAGAAAATGTTGAAGAAACGGTAAATAATGAAACGTTCGATACATTAGAAAATGATGAAGCAGTATTTTTGACGACAGAAATGGATAGTGCCGATGAACAAATAGATGGTGAGCAGGAAACAACACCTCACATCCATACCGTACCATTTGAATTAGATAGCGACGGACTCGATGAAACAGACTTTTCATTTGAAAATTTTGCTCAAGAGAGTGTTGACGTCGATGAAGAAACGGTTGAAGCTTACGAGGCGGTAGAAAGTGCAGCACAAGAAAACAAACTAAGTAAAAAAATGATTGGTTTATTAATGGTGTTGGCATTGTTGATTGCCGCATTAGTCTGGGCAATTCCACAAGTGATGCAAGCGGTTGCCCCTAAACAAACGATGACACAAACGAGTCAAAGTACATTAGTGACGACATCGCAAACAGAAACAACAACGACAACAATGCAAACAACAACGGCACAAACAACTGCTGAAACGACCGCACAAACAACAGCACCGCAAGCCGCTGAAGCGCCACAACAAGAAGCGCCACGTCCAAGCAATGAACCGGCTGATTTGTACATCATGTCATCGGATGCATTCCAAACAACGTATGGATTAGGTGCAAGTTATGCACACTATACAGGTGAGTATGTCGTAACTTTAACGGCAAGTGAACCAGTATGGATTAGTGTTGAAATCTTTGGTCAAAAAGTACACGAAGGCACTATGACACCGGGTGTACCGTATCGCTTAAACGCCTATAACAATGCAGGGTATATGAAAATTCGTGTTGGTTTATCTAGCGCGTTAACCGTTACATTCAACGGTCAAAAAGTTGATGTGCCAACGTATAATCGTGTACAAGATTACACGTTTAACTTTGACCGCTAGGAGTTAATATGAATATAGCGAATAAATTGACGATTGCTCGATTAATCGCCATTCCGTTTTTCATTGTCGCAATGCTATGTCAGTCGTATTTTTTAGCTGGCGTATTGTTTGTTGTAGCCAGTGCAACGGATTATTTAGACGGTTATTTAGCAAGACGATTACATTTAGTAACTAATTTTGGAAAATTTGCCGATCCATTAGCTGATAAGATGTTAGTGTTAAGTGCGCTCATTATGCTTGTGCAAACACACGGCATTCCAGCATGGATTGTATCCGTCATTATTATGCGTGAATTGGCAGTGACGGGATTGCGATTATTGTTAATAGAGCAAGGGACTGTCATGGCAGCGGATTGGTCTGGGAAATTAAAAACTGCCACACAAATGATTGCCATTACGTGTTTGATTTTTAATGATTTTAGTCTTGGTGTACCATTAGGTAATGTGTTTTTATACATTTGTCTTGCTTTAACCATTTATTCAGGTATTGACTATTTTATAAAATATCGTTCAATTTTCAATCAATTTTAACATTTGTATGCGTTTGGGTTATGTTATATAGAAGGTGATAAATATGTTAAAAGCAGAAATCATTGCAGTGGGAACGGAATTGTTAATGGGACAAGTGGTCAATACAAACGCTACGACAATTTCTCGGTTTCTCAATGCACAAAATATTGGAACGTATTACCAAACGGTTGTTGGCGATAATCCAAATCGTTTATTGGAGCAACTAAAGCAAAGTAGTCAAAGAAGTGATATTATCGCCATTTGTGGTGGGTTAGGGCCAACACAAGACGATATCACGAAAGAAGTTATCGCAACTTTTTTAAATGACGAATTGGTACAACATGAACTATCCAAACAAAAAATCGTGTTGTATTTTGAAAAAAGTGGTCGCATCATGTCTGAAAATAATTTGAAGCAATCGCTCATTTTAAAAAAATGTCAACCGTTGATGAATCATAATGGGTTTGCTACAGGGATGTTTATTCAAAAAAATGATGTTACCTACATCGTTTTACCCGGTCCACCACGTGAGTTATCAATGATGTTAGAAACAGAAGTGAAGCCTGTATTAAGCAAGTTCACACAAGAACAACTATCATCAGTGTTGCTACGGTTTGCAGATATTGGGGAATCATTACTTGCAGAAAAAATTGAAGACATCGTATCTGAACAAACCAATCCGACCGTTGCGATATACGCTAATCCCGGTTTGGTAGACGTGCGCGTAACGGCAAGCGGGCAAACCAGTCAAGAAGCCAATCGTTTAATGCAACCTGTCATCATGGCAATTCAAAATCGCCTAAGTGAGTTTTATTACGGACGTGATGAAGAAACGTTGGAACATGTTGTAGTAGCGTTGTTAAAACAAAAGCAATGGTCTATTGCAACAGCTGAAAGTGTTACCGGTGGGTTATGTGGTGCTAAATTAACACAGATTTCTGGTGTATCATCAGTCTATTGTGGTGGTGTTGTCACCTATACCAATGAGATGAAACAAACGATACTTGGTGTCAATGAAAGTACCCTTCATCAATTTGGTGCCATCAGTGCAGAATGTGCATTAGAAATGGCACAAAATGTCAAAAAGCTTTGTCAAAGTGACATCGGCATATCATTTACGGGTATTGCGGACAAAACAAGTGTTGAGAATAAACCGAGTGGGCGTGTCTATATTGGTATTGCCACACCAACACAACAAAAAGTAGTGGAATTACAATTACATCGTGATCGCGAATTGAATCGTCAGCTGGCTGTTCAAAAAGGGTTCATAGAATTAAGAAAAATGCTATTGGAGGTATAACATGGCAATTAGTGAAGAAAGACAAAAAGCGCTGGATAAGGCGATTAAAGAAATTGAAAAGTCGTTTGGTAAAGGTGCTTTGATGCGTCTAGGCGATAAAGCGGACACAAAGATTGATGCCATTTCATCAGGGTCATTACTAATCGACTCCGCATTAGGTATCGGTGGATTTCCTCGTGGGCGTATTGTAGAAATTTACGGTCCAGAATCTTCGGGTAAAACAACAACAGCGTTACACGTCGTTGCCGAAGTGCAAAAACAAGGTGGTGTCGCAGCGTATATTGATGCGGAACACGCAATGGATCCTGTCTATGCGAAAAATTTAGGGATTAATATTGATGATTTATTTTTATCTCAACCCGATAGTGGTGAAGAGGCGCTTGAAATTGCCGAATCATTAGTACGTTCAGGTGCCATTGACGTTGTCGTCATCGACTCTGTTGCCGCATTAGTGCCAAAAGCCGAAATTAACGGGAGTATGGGAGACGCTCACGTCGGATTACAAGCACGATTGATGTCGCAAGCGTTGCGTAAATTATCAAGTCATATCAATAAACAAAAAACAGTCGCCATTTTTATTAACCAATTACGTGAAAAAGTAGGGGTAACCTATGGAAATCCCGAAGTTACACCGGGTGGACGTGCGTTGAAATTTTATTCAACCATTCGTATGGAAGTGCGTAAAGGTGCTGCCATCACACCATCATCTAGTTCAAGTGAAGTGATTGGTAACGAAACAAAAATTAAAATTGTGAAAAATAAAGTGGCGCCACCATTTAAAACGGTAACCGTAGACATTATGTACGGTGAAGGGATTTCAAAAATTGGTGAAATTATCGATTTAGCCGTTGAATACGACATCATTAAAAAAGCGGGTTCATGGTACTCGTACGGTGAACAACGCATCGGTCAAGGGCGTGAAACGGCTAAAAAATATTTAGTCGACAATCCGGAATTTATGGCGGATTTAGAACGCAAAATTCGCATCAAATTAGGGCTAATTGAAGCAACCGAAGAAGAAATGGCACAAGAAACAGCCAACAATACAACCGTTGCACCACTAGAATTAGACGAGCCATTATTAGCCGAATTATTGGCAGATGACGAAGACTAAAAAGTGCGATTAGGTGCATATGAACAAAAAGCTTATCCATTGGATAGGCTTTTTGTGTTTTAGAAAAAATACGCACCAAAAAGTGTTGACGGCATATATAATAGGGTTATAAATTTAGTCTCTATGTCAAAAAAGGGGCTCTATGTCAAATAGGGTTGATGACTCATAAAGATAGTGATTTAACAAATGTTAAGTCACTATCTTTTGTTTGAATAGGTTGAAAAACAATCAACACTATTTTGCAATTTTTAAGATTAAAAATCTTTTAAAAAGTTTGTATTGTTTTACCCTTTTTGTCGTTTTGTCGTATAATAACACTAATGCTAAAACTTGTGGTAGCATTGAGCGACCTTCAATCGCTAAAAGATAACGAAATGATGGTGATAATATGACACAAGATAATTCAAAAACACGTGTTGTTGTCGGTATGAGTGGCGGAGTAGATTCTTCTGTTACGGCACTTTTATTGAAACAACAAGGTTATGATGTCATTGGTATTTTCATGAAAAACTGGGATGATACTGATGAAAATGGTTTCTGTACAGCGACAGAAGACTATAAAGATGTTGAAGCAGTAGCTTTACAAATTGGCATTCCTTATTATTCTGTCAACTTTGAAAAAGAATATTGGGATAAAGTCTTTACTTATTTTTTAGATGAGTATAAAAAAGATCGCACACCTAATCCAGATGTGATGTGTAATAAAGAAATTAAGTTTAAAGCCTTTTTAGAGTATGCAAACGATTTAGGTGCAGATTATATTGCTATGGGTCATTATGCACAATTGGTTGAAGATGAATTTGGTCAAAAACGTCTTTTGCGTGGTGCCGATGACAACAAAGATCAAACGTATTTTTTAAGTCAATTGACGCAAGAACAATTACAAAAAGCCATGTTTCCGTTAGGGCATTTGAACAAAAAAGACGTGCGTAAAATTGCGCAAGAGGCCAATTTAGCAACGGCGACAAAAAAAGACTCAACGGGTGTGTGTTTTATTGGTGAACGCAATTTTAAAGAGTTTTTATCAAACTATTTACCCGCTCAACCCGGTGAAATGAAAACGCTGGCTGGCGATGTTATCGGTAAACATGACGGGTTAATGTACTACACGATTGGTCAACGCCAAGGGTTAGGTATTGGTGGCGTTAAAGGGTATAGTGTACATGAACCATGGTTTGTGGTTGGTAAAGATATGAAGACCAATACATTATACGTTGGTCAAGGTTATCACCACGAACATTTATATAGCGATTATTTATTGGCGAGTGATATTCAATTTAATACGAATGATACAAAATCAAGTGAATTTAAATGTACGGCTAAATTTAGATACCGCCAAGAAGACATTGGAGTGACGGTTCAGTTAGACGAAACACAAACAAAAGCAAAAGTGATTTTTGACAAATCTGTTCGTGCCATTACACCCGGTCAAGCTGTGGTGTTTTACGATGGTGATGTGTGTTTAGGCGGGGGAATTATTGACGCCGCGTATACACAAGACGGTGCAAAAAGACAGTACAGTTAAGCGTGGTATTAATAAAATGTACTAATGTATTGAATGTGAATTAGGGGAAGAAATATGGAAACAATGCAAGAAGCGATAGACTGGTTATATAGCCAACCGCGTGGATTAAAACGACAAAATTTTGATGTGATTAATACTGCCATTCAACAATTAGCAATTGATGTTGAAAAATTGAACATTATTCATGTGGCAGGGACAAATGGTAAAGGGTCAACAACAGCTTATATGAATGCCATTTTACAAGCACATGGTAAAAGTAGTGCGTGTTTTACTTCACCACATATTATGTCAATTAATGAGCGGTTTGTTTATAACAGTCAACCAATTAGTGATGAAGAATTTATACAACATTTAAAGGCAGTGCAACAATTGCAGACAGAATTTGCACAATTTGAAATTATGACATTAGTCTTTTTCTTGTTTGTGCAACAACGTGATGTTGATTTTGTTATTTTGGAAGTTGGTATTGGTGGGTTAAATGACGTTACGAATTTTATTCAGCAAAGTACGGCTGTCATTACAACAATTGGTATTGATCATACCGAATTGTTAGGCGATACCATTGAAGAAATTGCCTATCAAAAAGCGGGTATCATTAAACCAAATCAAACGGTATTTATAGGACAAGTTGGCAAAGTGGCACAAGACGTGATTTTAAAGGTTGCCGAATCGAAAAACGCGGACTGTCATTTTGTGCCGGTAGCTAGTCAACCTGTACATTATGACGGGCATGATTATGTGCCAAGTATTACAGGGGTATATCAAAAAGATAATTTACATTTAGCACTAAATGTTTGTGAATACGTCCTATCACAC
This window encodes:
- the pgsA gene encoding CDP-diacylglycerol--glycerol-3-phosphate 3-phosphatidyltransferase, with protein sequence MNIANKLTIARLIAIPFFIVAMLCQSYFLAGVLFVVASATDYLDGYLARRLHLVTNFGKFADPLADKMLVLSALIMLVQTHGIPAWIVSVIIMRELAVTGLRLLLIEQGTVMAADWSGKLKTATQMIAITCLIFNDFSLGVPLGNVFLYICLALTIYSGIDYFIKYRSIFNQF
- a CDS encoding DUF4115 domain-containing protein, whose translation is MSVFGEQLREKREKLGYSIEDISHITTIQSRFIVALEEENFDTIPGDYYVRSFVKQYATILKLDANKLIKQYEQIKQVSEQKRPEVLLQEELRKPARQDDANLDKPSKNDIDETESTNQDVAQDEVVQENIPQESDSNEAVVNEDDGQNHETVENVEETVNNETFDTLENDEAVFLTTEMDSADEQIDGEQETTPHIHTVPFELDSDGLDETDFSFENFAQESVDVDEETVEAYEAVESAAQENKLSKKMIGLLMVLALLIAALVWAIPQVMQAVAPKQTMTQTSQSTLVTTSQTETTTTTMQTTTAQTTAETTAQTTAPQAAEAPQQEAPRPSNEPADLYIMSSDAFQTTYGLGASYAHYTGEYVVTLTASEPVWISVEIFGQKVHEGTMTPGVPYRLNAYNNAGYMKIRVGLSSALTVTFNGQKVDVPTYNRVQDYTFNFDR
- the recA gene encoding recombinase RecA, which gives rise to MSEERQKALDKAIKEIEKSFGKGALMRLGDKADTKIDAISSGSLLIDSALGIGGFPRGRIVEIYGPESSGKTTTALHVVAEVQKQGGVAAYIDAEHAMDPVYAKNLGINIDDLFLSQPDSGEEALEIAESLVRSGAIDVVVIDSVAALVPKAEINGSMGDAHVGLQARLMSQALRKLSSHINKQKTVAIFINQLREKVGVTYGNPEVTPGGRALKFYSTIRMEVRKGAAITPSSSSSEVIGNETKIKIVKNKVAPPFKTVTVDIMYGEGISKIGEIIDLAVEYDIIKKAGSWYSYGEQRIGQGRETAKKYLVDNPEFMADLERKIRIKLGLIEATEEEMAQETANNTTVAPLELDEPLLAELLADDED
- a CDS encoding competence/damage-inducible protein A, whose product is MLKAEIIAVGTELLMGQVVNTNATTISRFLNAQNIGTYYQTVVGDNPNRLLEQLKQSSQRSDIIAICGGLGPTQDDITKEVIATFLNDELVQHELSKQKIVLYFEKSGRIMSENNLKQSLILKKCQPLMNHNGFATGMFIQKNDVTYIVLPGPPRELSMMLETEVKPVLSKFTQEQLSSVLLRFADIGESLLAEKIEDIVSEQTNPTVAIYANPGLVDVRVTASGQTSQEANRLMQPVIMAIQNRLSEFYYGRDEETLEHVVVALLKQKQWSIATAESVTGGLCGAKLTQISGVSSVYCGGVVTYTNEMKQTILGVNESTLHQFGAISAECALEMAQNVKKLCQSDIGISFTGIADKTSVENKPSGRVYIGIATPTQQKVVELQLHRDRELNRQLAVQKGFIELRKMLLEV
- the mnmA gene encoding tRNA 2-thiouridine(34) synthase MnmA encodes the protein MTQDNSKTRVVVGMSGGVDSSVTALLLKQQGYDVIGIFMKNWDDTDENGFCTATEDYKDVEAVALQIGIPYYSVNFEKEYWDKVFTYFLDEYKKDRTPNPDVMCNKEIKFKAFLEYANDLGADYIAMGHYAQLVEDEFGQKRLLRGADDNKDQTYFLSQLTQEQLQKAMFPLGHLNKKDVRKIAQEANLATATKKDSTGVCFIGERNFKEFLSNYLPAQPGEMKTLAGDVIGKHDGLMYYTIGQRQGLGIGGVKGYSVHEPWFVVGKDMKTNTLYVGQGYHHEHLYSDYLLASDIQFNTNDTKSSEFKCTAKFRYRQEDIGVTVQLDETQTKAKVIFDKSVRAITPGQAVVFYDGDVCLGGGIIDAAYTQDGAKRQYS
- a CDS encoding valine--tRNA ligase, whose product is MIQLPPKYNPQEVESGRYEKWVNSGVFKPNANPDAKPYSIVIPPPNVTGKLHLGHAWDVTLQDAIIRFKRMQGYDTLWLPGMDHAGIATQAKVEEKLRQEGVSRYDLGREKFLEKTWEWKEDYAQTIRSQWGKMGVSVDYDRERFTLDEGLSQAVKTVFVKLFEKGLIYRGEKIINWDPVARTALSDIEVIHKDVDGAFYHMNYPLSDGSGYIEIATTRPETMLGDAAVVVNPNDERYQHLIGKTVTLPLMNRDIPIIADEYVDVAFGTGAMKVTPAHDPNDFELGEKHHLPQINVMNDDATMNALAGKYAGMDRFVARKQIIDDLRELGLLVKIEQHNHSVGHSERSGAVVEPRLSKQWFVKMEDLAKQAIDAQSTQNRVDFYPPRFEQTYLSWMENVHDWCISRQLWWGHQIPAWYHNETGELYVGMEAPEDVSNWTQDEDVLDTWFSSALWPFSTMGWPNEDSDDFKRYFPTSTLVTGYDIIFFWVSRMIFQSLEFTDQKPFQNVLIHGLIRDKEGRKMSKSLGNGIDPMDVIEQHGVDALRWFLLNGSAPGQDVRYMEEKVEAAWNFINKIWNASRYAFMNIGDVTMSTLDITGEKTLADRWILTRLNETISRVTDLFDKFEFGEAGRQLYNFVWDDFCDWYIEMSKETLTGENEVAKFTTRSILLHVLDQTLRLLHPFMPFVTEEIFQTLHGDTQSVVVAEYPIVDESLSDASSLESMERLIEVIRTVRTIRNEVNTPLSKPVPIAIKANTQDIADLLLENSSYITRFCNPETLTIALDATVEGEAMSAVISGAQVFMPLAGLINIADEIKRLEKEAAKLMSEVKRVEGKLSNEGFVAKAPAHVIDVERQKGEDYKQQLQIVEQRIETLKNMA